The Halobacterium sp. CBA1132 genome has a segment encoding these proteins:
- a CDS encoding DUF2178 domain-containing protein — MSLVNALADPPRVRKTVGGLAAVAGLALAAFTVLNRPLVGVGVYAAAMVAVVAVQWRADATIFDERDEAIAQEAAQLTLTVFGWASAVVFPALTVAWGLGSFDWGPATSAVALSVAVLYLTYAGLLFALQRRR, encoded by the coding sequence GTGTCGCTCGTGAACGCCCTCGCCGACCCGCCGCGCGTCCGCAAGACCGTCGGCGGACTGGCGGCCGTCGCCGGCCTCGCGCTCGCCGCGTTCACCGTCCTGAACCGACCGCTCGTCGGCGTCGGCGTCTACGCTGCCGCCATGGTCGCCGTCGTCGCCGTCCAGTGGCGCGCGGACGCGACCATCTTCGACGAGCGCGACGAAGCCATCGCACAGGAAGCCGCCCAGCTCACGCTGACGGTCTTCGGGTGGGCGTCCGCCGTCGTGTTTCCCGCGCTCACCGTCGCGTGGGGACTCGGCTCCTTCGACTGGGGGCCGGCCACCAGCGCCGTCGCGCTCTCGGTCGCCGTGCTCTACCTCACGTACGCCGGCCTCCTGTTCGCGCTCCAACGGCGGAGGTGA